In Oleiharenicola lentus, the following are encoded in one genomic region:
- a CDS encoding EamA family transporter: MWWTYALLSAVFAALTAILAKIGVKGVDSNVATAVRTVVILGLAWLVVALQGNLGAVSTISQRSLTFLVLSGFATGASWLFYFKALQAGPASLVSALDKSSLALTIILAGLFLGESLTLKTAIGCSLIIAGTAVIIWPT; the protein is encoded by the coding sequence ATGTGGTGGACCTATGCTCTCCTTTCGGCGGTATTTGCCGCCCTCACCGCGATCCTCGCCAAGATCGGCGTGAAGGGCGTTGATTCGAACGTCGCCACCGCGGTGCGCACCGTGGTGATCCTCGGGCTCGCGTGGCTGGTCGTCGCCCTGCAGGGCAACCTCGGCGCGGTCAGCACGATTTCCCAGCGTTCGCTCACCTTTCTCGTGTTGTCGGGTTTCGCCACCGGGGCCTCCTGGTTGTTCTACTTCAAGGCCCTGCAGGCCGGGCCGGCGTCGCTGGTGAGCGCCCTCGACAAATCGAGCCTCGCGCTGACGATCATCCTCGCCGGCCTGTTTCTCGGCGAATCGCTCACCCTCAAGACCGCTATCGGCTGCTCGCTGATCATCGCCGGCACCGCGGTCATCATCTGGCCCACCTGA
- a CDS encoding 3-methyladenine DNA glycosylase: MVSTHPNLRLTEPDWLARRSAHEQRVRAWTDPHQARQARGEKHPVEDFLWEYYSFRPSWLRRWHPGPDAVLLGDAAREYLRWPEYLATEGGVAVNPAAFEAKRRDSLVWLAGLLRATAERPPAFGCFGLHEWAMVYRLRPEEIRHTSLPLRFPPEETARITESLPIRCSHFDAFRFFTPPARPLNRLQPERATTAQLEQRGCLHANMDLYKWAFKLAPFTPSELTADCFALARDIREVDMRASPYDCTSLGLAAIAIETPAGRAEYEEHQRAFAERSQPLRARLLALCERLLAA, translated from the coding sequence ATGGTCTCCACGCACCCAAACCTCCGCCTGACCGAACCCGACTGGCTGGCCCGGCGCTCGGCGCATGAGCAGCGCGTGCGCGCGTGGACCGACCCTCACCAGGCGCGGCAGGCGCGCGGGGAAAAGCATCCGGTCGAGGATTTCCTCTGGGAATACTACAGCTTTCGTCCGAGCTGGCTGCGGCGCTGGCATCCGGGGCCGGATGCCGTGCTGCTCGGGGACGCCGCGCGCGAATACCTGCGCTGGCCGGAGTATCTGGCAACGGAAGGCGGCGTGGCGGTCAATCCGGCCGCCTTCGAGGCGAAGCGCCGCGACTCGCTCGTCTGGCTGGCGGGTCTGCTGCGCGCCACGGCGGAGCGGCCACCGGCCTTCGGCTGTTTCGGCCTGCACGAGTGGGCGATGGTTTACCGGCTTCGACCGGAGGAGATCCGGCACACGTCGCTGCCGCTGCGTTTTCCGCCGGAGGAAACCGCGCGCATCACGGAGTCGCTGCCGATCCGCTGCTCGCATTTCGATGCCTTCCGCTTCTTCACGCCTCCGGCGCGTCCGCTGAACCGGCTCCAACCCGAGCGCGCCACCACCGCTCAGCTCGAGCAGCGCGGCTGCCTGCACGCGAACATGGATCTCTACAAGTGGGCCTTCAAACTCGCGCCCTTCACGCCCAGCGAGCTGACGGCCGACTGCTTCGCCCTGGCCCGTGACATCCGTGAGGTGGACATGCGCGCCAGCCCCTACGACTGCACCTCCCTCGGCCTCGCCGCCATCGCCATCGAGACCCCCGCCGGCCGCGCCGAATACGAGGAGCACCAGCGCGCCTTCGCCGAACGCAGCCAGCCACTGCGCGCGCGGTTGCTCGCCCTCTGCGAGCGGCTGCTCGCGGCGTGA
- a CDS encoding N-acetylglucosamine kinase: MKSPGFKIGVDGGGTKTEFILVDAAGAIVARHLGPGCNPSQVGPERAREILLAGLAALRSSLPDAGHPSPVSTTHLYMAGSPPFWRETAASLNNIGIVTTGPDSLPVLELATGGNPGLVLHAGTGSFVAARTADGSVHYAGGLGWKLGDAGSGFDLGRRALAIALLELQAAPAAGSPPPQKLSPLAEALCAHTGLADYAANSRFLYNDPAANATISAFAPRVLELAEQDCGPAQQVVADSVTDLARLADQVIHRLFPSPDARVPCGVSGRILNSVPAAFALRSLAAKLRWPVALHFITESPAEGVRRLLAKA, from the coding sequence GTGAAAAGTCCGGGTTTCAAAATCGGCGTGGACGGTGGCGGGACGAAGACGGAGTTCATCCTCGTGGACGCCGCCGGCGCCATCGTCGCCCGCCACCTCGGCCCGGGCTGCAACCCCAGCCAAGTCGGTCCGGAAAGGGCCCGCGAAATCCTGCTGGCCGGCCTCGCCGCCCTGCGCAGCTCCCTTCCGGACGCCGGGCACCCGTCTCCGGTCTCCACCACGCATCTCTACATGGCCGGCTCACCGCCATTCTGGCGCGAGACCGCAGCCTCGCTGAATAACATCGGCATCGTGACCACCGGACCGGACTCCCTGCCCGTCCTCGAACTCGCCACCGGCGGCAACCCCGGTCTGGTGTTGCACGCCGGCACCGGTTCGTTCGTCGCAGCACGGACGGCCGACGGCTCGGTTCACTACGCCGGCGGACTCGGCTGGAAGCTCGGCGACGCCGGCAGTGGCTTCGACCTCGGACGCCGGGCCCTAGCGATCGCCCTGTTGGAACTGCAGGCCGCCCCGGCAGCGGGGTCGCCGCCGCCGCAGAAACTCTCGCCGCTCGCCGAAGCCCTGTGTGCGCACACGGGCCTCGCCGACTACGCGGCCAACTCCCGTTTCCTCTACAACGACCCCGCCGCCAACGCCACCATCTCCGCCTTCGCCCCGCGCGTGCTCGAGCTCGCGGAGCAGGACTGCGGCCCCGCCCAGCAGGTCGTGGCCGATTCCGTCACCGATCTGGCGCGCCTCGCCGACCAGGTCATTCATCGCCTGTTCCCGTCACCGGATGCACGCGTGCCCTGCGGCGTGAGCGGACGCATCCTGAACTCCGTGCCCGCCGCTTTCGCCCTGCGCTCTCTCGCCGCGAAACTCCGCTGGCCCGTCGCCCTGCACTTCATCACCGAGTCTCCGGCCGAGGGCGTGCGGCGACTGCTGGCGAAGGCCTGA